Proteins encoded within one genomic window of Lactococcus garvieae:
- the spx gene encoding transcriptional regulator Spx, whose product MIKFYYTPSCNSCRKAKAWLEKHNLEYTEHNLFAQPLSDEEISELLAKTENGTEDLISTRSQAFKNLNVNVEDMTVKEWTKFISAHSELLRRPLLVKDQQLQAGFNEDQLRSFFSREYRQIELQETKTAVA is encoded by the coding sequence ATGATTAAATTTTACTATACTCCCTCATGTAACAGTTGCCGAAAAGCAAAAGCTTGGCTTGAAAAACACAATCTCGAATACACCGAACACAATTTATTTGCTCAACCTTTATCAGATGAAGAAATTAGTGAATTGTTAGCTAAAACTGAAAACGGTACAGAAGATCTTATTTCCACACGTTCTCAAGCTTTTAAAAATTTGAACGTGAATGTAGAAGACATGACTGTAAAAGAATGGACAAAATTCATCTCAGCACATTCAGAGCTGCTTCGTCGCCCACTTCTTGTCAAAGATCAACAACTCCAAGCGGGCTTCAACGAAGATCAGTTGCGTAGTTTCTTTTCGAGAGAATACCGTCAGATTGAATTGCAAGAAACAAAGACTGCGGTGGCTTAG